Proteins found in one Planococcus citri chromosome 2, ihPlaCitr1.1, whole genome shotgun sequence genomic segment:
- the LOC135838092 gene encoding uncharacterized protein LOC135838092, which translates to MKTTKESYSDFECMPENLETRVLFTRSNQNRRLRMIFAKVDCPIEYKIRNAIAQMKLAADIEQVYVESEFHRIELYIRDFIAMSLAAGEFEELKPILTSDVPAYSNFISSVTFEILGLASFIDDSIKTLWKPSVNGVTPNPEPTSSNVSHGADNSTESVSNLQPEIPAKMLAIEYPVDSPETNSKEKKKVEFAEDTKPGDYDDYCDEDFVTDSESEEVIELLNKTCQKIDNLKVTVTNDQRCVRELQVKLTRCDGKVVNQLKSPDEGIPNPKKSAIEKEHSSIPAVKIPENSTKLLPPSHAPISSTMTIDEVVAKFKANKELSIKPVASTSSQPTTSFSQSKSTNDETTNTDDPIRVPAAVPIQPSPKYLSARFPNLNYGEIDGPQIFSNDLVDRELIPICEIVHYIPHNFPAEYQRITINWNPSDRDFPNHYLRLWNAMTRGTYVHFKIVIPRYHLYRQRQTFEWPRIHIEAVAWRNHLNLVRRTFKNEIFPAIHVVPPIWSYNRDSSFNFLLTILGKIHNDNLEIIFDPTLEVSLVNDAALTFFDPYVSFNFEVLDHAKAIYVPWLDEFRLVSRRTTDVPIKLTPDIHFHVNETHSIKCHVVDFQTRRKHEAHHGTVIIGRQQLEPYIISYDPSTVILNLSGPPQNPLSRSARCKVKIPEVRSIGIMRSLSLMTRDQLQFEFQPIERYLIKQTRGSR; encoded by the coding sequence ATGAAGACGACGAAAGAAAGCTACAGTGATTTCGAATGTATGCCAGAGAATCTTGAGACTCGAGTTTTGTTTACGCGTTCGAACCAAAATCGCCGTCTACGAATGATCTTCGCCAAAGTCGACTGCCCAATTGAATACAAAATACGCAATGCTATTGCACAGATGAAGTTAGCTGCCGATATCGAACAAGTCTACGTAGAAAGTGAATTCCATCGCATCGAACTCTATATACGTGATTTCATCGCAATGTCACTCGCCGCCGGAGAATTTGAGGAGTTAAAACCGATCCTAACTTCAGACGTTCCTGCTTATTCGAATTTTATATCATCTGTCACGTTCGAGATTTTGGGTCTTGCGAGTTTCATCGATGATTCAATTAAAACCCTCTGGAAACCGTCTGTAAACGGCGTAACGCCGAATCCAGAGCCTACGAGTTCGAACGTAAGTCATGGAGCGGATAATTCAACCGAATCAGTATCCAATTTGCAACCCGAAATTCCAGCCAAAATGCTCGCAATTGAATATCCGGTAGACTCACCTGAAACGAACAgcaaagagaagaaaaaagtagaatttgcGGAAGATACAAAACCCGGTGATTACGACGACTATTGTGACGAGGATTTTGTCACTGACTCTGAGTCTGAAGAAGTAATCGAGCTCCTGAataaaacttgccaaaaaatcgataatttgaaGGTCACCGTCACCAATGATCAGCGCTGCGTTCGTGAATTACAAGTCAAATTAACACGATGTGATGGAAAAGTAGTAAACCAACTCAAGAGTCCCGATGAAGGTATTCCAAATCCGAAAAAGTCGGCTATAGAGAAAGAACACTCGAGTATACCAGCTGTCAAAATTCCTGAGAATAGTACGAAGCTCCTACCTCCTTCACACGCACCAATTTCGAGTACCATGACCATTGACGAAGTAGTGGCAAAGTTTAAAGCGAATAAAGAATTATCCATCAAACCGGTCGCCTCTACGTCAAGTCAGCCTACTACTTCTTTTTCGCAATCAAAATCGACTAATGATGAAACTACCAATACGGATGATCCAATTCGAGTACCTGCAGCTGTTCCAATTCAACCATCGCCAAAATACCTCTCTGCGAGattcccaaatttgaattacGGTGAAATCGATGGAccacagattttttcaaatgacttGGTGGATCGTGAATTAATTCCAATTTGCGAAATTGTACACTACATTCCACATAACTTCCCAGCCGAATATCAACGAATTACAATCAACTGGAATCCATCCGACCGAGACTTCCCGAACCATTATTTAAGGTTGTGGAATGCGATGACGAGAGGAACATACGTGCATTTTAAAATAGTCATACCTCGTTACCATTTGTATAGACAAAGGCAGACATTCGAATGGCCTCGAATTCACATAGAAGCTGTAGCTTGGCGGAATCATTTGAACCTGGTTAGACGTacgttcaaaaatgagatttttccaGCAATTCACGTTGTACCACCGATATGGTCATATAATCGCGACTCGAGTTTTAATTTCTTATTGACGATTTTGGGGAAGATACATAACGacaatttggaaattattttcgatcCTACCCTCGAAGTGTCTCTGGTCAACGATGCTGCTTTGACTTTCTTCGATCCGTACGTCTCTTTCAACTTTGAGGTGCTCGATCATGCCAAAGCGATATACGTGCCTTGGCTAGATGAATTCCGATTGGTATCGCGAAGAACCACTGACGTGCCGATAAAGTTGACACCGGATATTCATTTTCACGTCAATGAAACCCACAGTATTAAGTGTCATGTGGTGGATTTCCAAACTCGTAGGAAACATGAAGCTCACCATGGTACTGTAATAATTGGCCGGCAGCAACTTGAACCGTACATCATTAGTTACGATCCATCAACGGTAATTCTCAACCTGAGTGGACCTCCTCAAAATCCCCTGTCTCGATCAGCTCGATGTAAAGTCAAGATTCCTGAAGTTCGATCAATTGGCATAATGAGGAGTTTAAGCTTAATGACTCGAGACCAACTACAATTCGAATTTCAGCCGATAGAAAGATATTTAATTAAGCAGACTCGTGGCAGTCGATAA
- the LOC135838095 gene encoding gastrula zinc finger protein XlCGF52.1-like gives MSCLEIEQGSISASDLNSLLKSADTDICSNFNEADENYEFSNCFDRDFLNISPVNVEISVEPEMYFHEGEESDLAAYQNTEENANCQVDDSFNPQPYDTHNNKSYECEICGKTYTKKGSFYMHRRTHAGRKYSCHYCYRTFALKSNLLSHFRIHTGEKPFKCEHCGKSFNWKTNYATHVRIHTGEKPFICRFCNKSFSQQGSLSLHIKMHIGAKLYECTYCEKNFFTNTSLKSHMRIHTGEKPFECSRCGKCFTRKPTLQMHLRKHLGIKPFKCDSCDKTFVTKANLQTHAKLHEGKKIFECVRCSKSYVSELSLQIHNKIHTGENQFQCEYCHKSFNREAVLKIHRRRHTGDEPYKCHYCNKRFNQKRQYENHTSVKPCKNAYSVGLFSIIP, from the exons ATGAGTTGCTTGGAAATCGAACAAGGAAGTATCAGCGCTTCGGATTTGAATAGTCTGTTGAAATCTGCAGATACCGATATCTGCTCAAATTTTAACGAAGCTGATGAAAATTACGAATTCAGTAAC TGCTTTGAcagagattttttgaatatcaGTCCAGTCAATGTCGAGATTAGCGTCGAACCGGAGATGTATTTTCACGAAGGCGAAGAGAGTGATTTAGCTGCATATCAGAATACCGAAGAAAATGCCAATTGTCAGGTCGATGACTCG TTCAATCCGCAACCTTACGACACGCACAACAACAAATCGTACGAATGTGAAATCTGCGGCAAAACGTACACGAAAAAAGGAAGCTTTTACATGCACCGACGAACACACGCAGGTCGAAAATACAGCTGCCATTATTGCTACAGAACGTTCGCTCTGAAATCAAACTTATTATCACACTTTCGTATTCACACCGGTGAAAAACCCTTCAAATGCGAACACTGCGGCAAATCGTTCAATTGGAAAACCAACTACGCCACCCACGTGCGAATACACACCGGTGAAAAACCGTTCATTTGTCGATTTTGCAACAAAAGTTTCAGCCAACAAGGCAGTCTTTCTCTGCACATTAAAATGCATATCGGAGCTAAACTATACGAATGCACCTACTGCGAAAAGAACTTCTTCACTAATACCAGTTTAAAATCGCATATGCGTATTCACACCGGAGAAAAACCTTTCGAATGTTCACGATGCGGTAAATGTTTCACCCGTAAGCCTACGTTACAAATGCATCTAAGGAAGCATTTAGGTATCAAACCGTTCAAATGCGATTCGTGCGATAAAACTTTCGTTACTAAAGCTAATCTACAAACGCATGCTAAATTGCACGAAGGTAAGAAGATTTTCGAATGCGTTAGATGCTCTAAAAGTTACGTATCCGAATTAAGCTTACAAATTCACAACAAAATCCATACCGGAGAAAACCAGTTCCAATGCGAATACTGTCATAAATCGTTCAACAGAGAAGCTGTATTGAAAATACATAGACGTAGACATACCGGTGACGAACCTTATAAGTGCCATTATTGTAATAAGAGATTTAATCAAAAACGACAATATGAAAATCATACCAGCGTTAAACCTTGTAAAAATGCTTACAGCGTTGGCTTATTCAGTATTATACCCTAA
- the LOC135838091 gene encoding uncharacterized protein LOC135838091, with amino-acid sequence MRFISSCCGEVSKYRYLTTTHFSSYARKWDRFNRNSNFKIPYKQLSTKPQQSPQNLSQDFFQALAKADALYSSNFNRNLLYPETNDEIINQLKSCYDFEEVVRIINANESLSHQQLSQVVLVLRDLQKFYAVHNVLVDDGLKISHLRDSPSFSKLLALLESNIEKMNVDESSCCLLYLRKLNVKCTEPAMKKLIDACENSFLNLDKASLLQNLTRFFIAIKEENNIWSLYTMSQYLPFLLESLDVCENHDEFRHITACFQKCVPLLNSDILNKYIAKLDLILQPENENDDLISKTRTILKAIIFLNFKHWNCLYINEVKRLMAAMKGNLHYLCPTEMSILHKEIINMQEPFDLAQEIEKTTKNWMKTNESAETAVPIFVFQALFPAMKLMDSADVKNSLIKCMEKNSCSRDVFLHFSDFHELIFNTDLKYDRKITTKYWVMVINKLKHAKQQNGERLRENVLWTIHKYIHLIGQQKNLRNEYIEKSLVSFIIDLLHDDKQIHCPADYSKYYLTILAITHKNPFHFFTDAVWQKLRDNFPRLTVYDRLFLSLVLRIAHDRFMKHQQGLDQFLHFHVYLNTVANAKTFENLKCNPDLTVERLNTFLFSFILTKGIKTSEIFDELCKRFRQIEIDQIHSKIIRDCVFNFTASAYLIPEFTQVMVDYCIKEKNAMFGGAVASLLNYCFLFGFVPKNIDQLLSIGASVIDRDKDSIPQMLYLRSAVALSYFRELPSSWSDYIFNITFLEQLDKCFLKLNFRKANELRRELMELNRIVCIDYPHREVPWFHGKYCQEVVALERTKRNDFLTSVLDVVKSLVTANTAIDINHTTPYGHKIDVVLHLSKDGESTNVKDCDPAKMRKVALLLRSYLPSEYYKGKGRLELFSRQLEMLNFEVVLLSKQEWNSLYLSNLEEKKNYLRKLIWPT; translated from the exons ATGCGGTTTATATCGAGCTGTTGTGGGGAAGTTTCCAAGTACAGGTATCTAACAACCACCCATTTCAGCTCTTACGCGAGAAAATGGGACCGTTTCAATCGAAACTCCAACTTTAAAATCCCCTATAAACAACTATCTACAAAACCTCAGCAATCTCCTCAAAATCTGAGTCAAGATTTCTTCCAAGCACTCGCCAAAGCAGACGCGTTGTACTCctcaaatttcaacagaaatctACTGTACCCGGAAACTAACGACGAAATAATCAATCAATTGAAATCTTGTTACGATTTCGAAGAAGTAGTGCGTATCATCAACGCTAACGAATCTCTTAGTCATCAGCAATTGAGCCAAGTAGTTCTGGTCCTCAGAgatttacagaaattttacgCAGTTCATAATGTTCTCGTGGACGACGGGCTCAAGATAAGCCATTTGCGAGATTCTCCATCGTTTAGTAAATTACTCGCATTACTCGAATCGAATATCGAGAAGATGAATGTGGACGAGTCGAGTTGTTGTTTACTGTATTTAAGGAAATTAAACGTGAAATGCACCGAACCTGCGATGAAGAAATTGATTGACGCTTGCGAGAATTCATTTCTCAACCTGGATAAAGCTTCCTTATTACAAAACTTGACTCGCTTTTTTATCGCCATTAAGGAAGAAAACAATATCTGGTCGCTCTATACCATGAGTCAGTACCTACCTTTTCTATTGGAGTCGCTAG ATGTCTGCGAAAATCACGATGAATTTCGTCACATTACCGCATGTTTCCAAAAATGCGTGCCGTTATTGAATTCcgatattttaaataaatatatcGCCAAGTTAGATTTAATTTTACAGccggaaaatgaaaatgacgatttgatttcaaaaacaagaacaattttgaaagcgattatatttttgaatttcaaacacTGGAATTGTTTATACATTAATGAAGTCAAACGACTGATGGCGGCCATGAAAGGTAATTTACATTACCTATGCCCGACAGAGATGAGCATTCTGCACAAA GAAATTATCAATATGCAAGAACCGTTCGACCTGGcgcaagaaattgaaaaaacgaccAAAAATTGGATGAAGACGAACGAAAGTGCGGAAACAGCGGTTcccattttcgtttttcaagcTCTTTTTCCGGCTATGAAATTAATGGACAGCGCCGATGTGAAAAATTCGTTGATCAAATGTATGGAAAAAAACAGCTGCAGTCGCGAtgttttccttcatttttccgATTTCCACGAGCTGATATTTAACACGGATTTAAAATACGATAGAAAAATTACAACCAAGTATTGGGTTATGGTAATCAACAAATTGAAACACGCCAAACAGCAAAACGGCGAGCGGCTTCGTGAGAATGTATTGTGGACCATTCACAA ATATATCCACCTAATTGGACAGCAAAAAAATCTCCGAAATGAATATATTGAAAAGTCACTAGTATCGTTTATAATTGATTTATTACACGACGACAAACAGATCCACTGCCCTGCGGATTATTCGAAATACTATTTAACTATTCTCGCTATAACCCATAAAAAtccgtttcatttttttaccgaCGCAGTTTGGCAGAAGTTACGTGATAACTTTCCACGATTGACCGTCTATGATAGATTATTTCTATCTTTAGTGCTAAGAATAGCGCATGATAGATTTATGAAACATCAGCAAGGTTTAGATCAATTTCTACACTTTCAC GTTTACTTGAATACAGTTGCTAATgcgaaaacatttgaaaatttgaaatgtaatCCAGATTTGACTGTGGAGAGATTGAACACATTCCTCTTCTCTTTCATACTTACCAAAGGGATTAAGACTTCGGAAATTTTTGACGAACTGTGCAAAAG GTTTCGACAGATTGAAATTGACcaaattcattcgaaaattaTTCGCGACTGTGTGTTTAATTTCACAGCCAGCGCATATCTGATACCAGAATTCACCCAAGTTATGGTGGATTATtgtattaaagaaaaaaatgccatgTTTGGTGGCGCAGTCGCCTCCTTGTTGAATTACTGTTTCTTGTTCGGATTTGTTCCCAAAAATATCGATCAACTTCTCTCGATAGGGGCATCGGTGATTGATag agataaagACTCGATACCTCAAATGTTGTACCTTCGATCCGCTGTGGCTCTATCCTATTTTCGAGAACTACCGAGCTCGTGGAGCGACTACATTTTCAATATTACATTTTTAGAGCAGTTGGACAAATGcttcttaaaattaaatttt agAAAAGCCAACGAATTGAGAAGAGAATTGATGGAATTGAATAGAATCGTCTGTATCGACTACCCTCACCGCGAAGTTCCCTGGTTTCACGGAAAATATTGTCAAGAAGTGGTCGCATTag aaCGTACAAagcgaaatgattttttgacgaGTGTATTAGATGTTGTGAAATCATTAGTGACAGCAAACACAGCTATTGATATCAATCACACCACACCTTATGGccataaaattg ATGTGGTATTGCATTTGAGCAAAGATGGAGAGTCAACGAATGTAAAAGACTGCGATCCTGCGAAAATGAGAAA GGTTGCCTTGCTTTTGAGATCGTATTTACCATCCGAATATTACAAAGGAAAAGGAAGATTGGAACTGTTTTCTCGTCAGcttgaaatgttgaatttcgAAGTTGTGCTGTTGAGCAAACAAGAATGGAATTCATTGTACTTGtcaaatttggaagaaaaaaagaattactTGCGTAAATTAATTTGGCCAACGTAA
- the LOC135838093 gene encoding uncharacterized protein LOC135838093, with product MDDCDLVQRFPENVEKWIYVKSDRKYSIEDDEILDLDSMSLGSDEDTWLYSSDEKSHSNIDIETTPDDEKDSGNMFAMPSNFTNMMNSSISPLSPLIDVNNMSDSLVHLPDVSLGAVNHFLIRTPFEDRKSKPLIKTALCNQFHANHINVEAKSELDSLSMKPKTESNAFQKPDNTFRPSSNDTVLISRKMRSNNEPADKSYVLHSVENKLFTITDADTNETFIKPAANWEPRNQKVNEDESVPNELIDNLKSNSAPVKAAEFSNAKEYEKKSSNKSARTTPENDENDHRSAVKKSVPICQSTPMLLSRYLKYNKGIEETKNFSKWRTSAEFLKEDSPEMPSDGDQNPMNISYIKDTSPIIDEAPPNENENTFSKLENYLNSTYSVQEDDQTSSASESSVSSFGTKPTYSIRDVQKNAELQERNLKQQFQSNYGAASSKSSEISSSNESISAFSPISSSNEGCIDSKIKVSSRNVQKSSFIGRRPHTADNHIFGSNMKPMVAQKGKFLSERTTDHSLLKTTLGAHNDTFRSKLALASGSASPRSRQLNKFEQNTKNVSNSGAFATAETTSQLSSRIRERNSLDSSPNLQNTTFTSKLSMMRAARNDSPSKERKSSDELTKPAVPRRSISPGPVSHIPRPSSRIPKFRSSSSCTRYSNYNSSKK from the exons ATGGACGATTGTGACCTAGTTCAACGCTTTCCAGAAAACGTCGAGAAATGGATATACGTAAAATCCGATCGCAAATACTCCATCGAAGACGATGAAATATTGGATCTAGATTCTATGAGTTTGGGCAGCGATGAAGATACATG GCTGTATTCGAGCGACGAGAAATCCCACAGTAATATCGACATCGAAACTACTCCCGATGATGAGAAAGATTCCGGTAACATGTTTGCGATGCCTTCCAATTTCACCAACATGATGAATTCGTCGATATCGCCATTATCTCCTCTGATAGATGTAAACAACATGAGTGATTCTCTCGTTCACTTACCC GATGTTAGCCTGGGTGCTGTGAATCATTTCCTTATCAGAACGCCCTTCGAAGATAGAAAATCAAAACCTTTAATTAAAACTGCCTTATGTAATCAATTCCACGCTAATCATATCAACGTCGAAGCAAAAAGTGAACTCGATTCGCTATCGATGAAACCAAAGACTGAGTCGAACGCATTCCAAAAACCTGATAATACTTTTAGGCCATCATCCAACGATACTGTTTTAATTTCCAGAAAGATGCGTTCGAATAACGAACCCGCGGATAAAAGTTATGTTTTGCATTCAGTCGAGAACAAGTTGTTCACCATCACCGACGCCGATACCAACGAAACGTTCATTAAACCCGCTGCAAATTGGGAACCTCGCAATCAAAAAGTCAACGAAGACGAATCCGTGCCAAATGAGCTGATCGATAACCTAAAATCGAATTCAGCTCCCGTTAAAGCTGCCGAATTTAGTAATGCCAAAGAATACGAGAAGAAATCGTCTAACAAGTCCGCTAGAACGACTCCGGAAAACGATGAAAACGATCATCGTTCGGCTGTAAAGAAAAGTGTGCCAATTTGTCAATCGACGCCTATGCTGTTGAGTAGATATTTGAAGTACAATAAAGGCATCGAAGAAActaagaatttttccaaatggcgAACTTCGGCCGAATTCCTTAAAGAAGATAGCCCTGAAATGCCGAGTGATGGTGATCAAAATCCGATGAATATTTCCTATATCAAAGATACATCTCCGATTATCGATGAAGCTCCTCCTAATGAGAATGAAAATACGTTttcgaaattagaaaattatctcAATTCTACGTACAGTGTACAAGAAGATGATCAAACTAGTTCAGCGTCCGAGAGTAGCGTATCTTCTTTCGGCACTAAACCTACTTACTCCATACGCGATGTACAAAAAAATGCCGAATTACAAGAGCGAA aTTTAAAACAACAATTTCAATCTAATTATGGCGCTGCGTCATCCAAAAGCTCCGAAA TTTCGAGCAGTAACGAATCTATTTCAGCATTTAGTCCTATATCCAGTTCGAACGAAGGCTGCATTGACAGTAAAATCAAAGTTTCGTCTCGTAACGTACAAAAATCATCTTTCATTGGTCGAAGACCTCACACAGCTG ATAATCATATATTTGGTAGTAATATGAAACCGATGGTTgctcaaaaaggaaaatttttgagtgaaaGAACAACGGATCATTCGCTACTGAAGACTACACTTGGCGCTCACAACGATACATTCAGAAGTAAATTGGCTCTAGCTAGTGGAAGTGCTTCACCAAGAAGTCGTCAGCTG AACAAATTCGAACAAAACACGAAAAATGTGTCCAATTCCGGTGCGTTCGCGACTGCAGAGACCACTTCTCAGTTGTCGTCTCGAATTCGGGAACGAAATTCTTTGGATAGTTCGCCGAATCTTCAAAATACAACATTCACTTCGAAATTATCGATGATGAGAGCTGCTAGAAATGATTCGCCTTCCAAAGAACGTAAATCAAGCGACGAACTAACGAAACCGGCGGTGCCTCGTAGGAGTATTTCTCCGGGTCCTGTTTCGCATATCCCTCGGCCATCTTCCAGAATTCCTAAATTCCGATCGAG TTCGAGTTGCACCCGTTATAGTAATTATAATTCGTCGAAGAAGTGA
- the LOC135838096 gene encoding uncharacterized protein LOC135838096, which yields MDISKLIINVNTFTKYFSSNAATLKSLLGQLEKSINNVHDQLVSLSIINEAQLPLNVVEKHPCLKQRVTNCVSTLIDEEISEIERHMQLLEEITTNLNKHYRKIEHNMSKLNWEEVPQFHASALIEITRWSEKCSKYFHLILCNITSAVKMFHLDASLSSKWFKNTCDYSSETGNLIFDHPAVEMFSLVEKAIFNS from the exons ATGGATATTTCTAAATTGATCATCAACGTGAATACCTTCACGAAATACTTTTCATCAAACGCTGCTACGTTAAAGTCACTGTTGGGACAGTTGGAAAAATCCATCAATAACGTTCACGATCAACTAGTCTCCCTTTCCATTATAAACGA AGCTCAGCTGCCGCTGAATGTTGTTGAAAAACATCCGTGTCTGAAACAGAGAGTTACAAACTGCGTGTCTACATTGATAGACGAAGAAATCAGCGAGATCGAACGTCACAT GCAACTTCTAGAAGAAATTACGACCAATTTGAACAAACACTATAGAAAAATCGAACACAATATGTCGAAATTAAATTGGGAAGAAGTTCCTCAATTTCACGCGTCCGCCTTGATTGAAATAACACGCTGGTCAGAGAAGTGCTCCAAATACTTTCATCTAAT ATTGTGCAATATTACAAGCGCTGTAAAAATGTTCCATTTGGACGCTTCACTTTCTAGTAAATGGTTTAAGAATACATGCGATTATTCCAGTGAAACCGGAAACCTCATTTTTGATCATCCTGCGGTGGAAATGTTTTCATTAGTCGAGAAAGCCATATTCAATTCCTGA
- the LOC135838094 gene encoding uncharacterized protein LOC135838094: MNNEEEPVIQINEDTKSPSVSIHYTDPAVLQYSISDSFVLELSISPNDKIDTTTTSNEADSSIDKELSGFRDQFNETVYNPEFSDGYIKYHRARTISNSSSLSTSSEQLDLNSAEKKERRRAKIFFPERELRPKKLPVGFYKETKSKFRPRSQKTHDSTSSDVIRIPVDIPPEDNEVFDETYQPAEMSHTQQEYEAVIAENARLKQRQKELEEINRKRLSLLPGADEAGTSQNSNNVSAAQLIDALEITNERMSESVAMQFAIHNKPNRSSAGGRDFVPQPTCITIPQRNFNLNVKQEEFEIGIPGSRSLLIIDEVEFSSTDNSASNKSIKVICEGARVTPWKASDDHRTVEEFLIEFENEIRQLVRTNKEYNLALDFFLSHAELLNYKKAIKFDGPWHENAIKLVKQFSTINNQQRDIRNFEKDKKKPQQSVVDFSTFWLRRMRWNTSVTAKWIVQVLLTKIGPEYREIFKECTASDTIEDIIEEIREMEDGEISNKKDMDASIYYHQAVKPLISKMKKSGSSSSTNDDSRSSSSNRTSSSSDNRSKKFNPFEKFDKGQIFKRTDRDGKARFKAVGSVNEIDMKEEGVSVCYVDANKNIKDYDVENPPNFDEEFECNEIEISIDDLNLN; this comes from the exons A TGAATAACGAAGAAGAGCCTGTGATCCAGATCAACGAAGATACGAAATCTCCGTCTGTTAGTATTCATTATACTGACCCTGCAGTTCTCCAGTATTCGATATCTGATAGTTTTGTACTTGAGTTGTCTATCAGTCCAAACGACAAAATCGATACTACAACTACATCCAACGAAGCAGATAGTTCGATAGATAAAGAATTAAGTGGTTTTCGAGACCAGTTCAACGAAACTGTTTACAATCCTGAATTTTCCGACGGTTATATAAAATACCATCGAGCTCGAACAATTTCGAATTCATCATCTTTATCTACTTCTTCGgaacaactcgatttaaattCAGCCGAGAAGAAAGAACGTCGACGagccaaaatatttttccccgAACGTGAATTGCGACCAAAGAAATTGCCAGTAGGTTTCTATAAAGAAACTAAATCGAAATTTCGTCCACGCTCGCAAAAAACGCACGATTCTACGAGTAGTGACGTGATACGAATTCCAGTCGATATTCCACCGGAAGATAACGAAGTATTCGACGAGACATATCAACCAGCAGAAATGTCTCATACTCAGCAAGAATACGAAGCCGTGATTGCTGAAAATGCTCGATTGAAACAAAGACAAAAGGAGTTAGAAGAGATTAATCGTAAACGATTATCGTTGCTACCCGGTGCTGATGAAGCAGGAACATCACAGAATTCGAATAATGTGTCTGCAGCACAATTAATTGATGCTTTAGAAATAACGAATGAAAGAATGTCTGAATCTGTAGCTATGCAATTTGCTATACATAACAAACCAAATCGAAGTTCAGCAGGAGGTCGAGATTTTGTTCCACAACCAACTTGTATTACAATTCCACAACGGAATTTTAATTTGAACGTCAAACAAGAAGAGTTTGAGATTGGGATTCCTGGCTCGAGATCATTACTAATAATTGATGAAGTGGAATTTTCGAGTACTGATAATTCAGCTAGTAATAAATCGATCAAAGTGATTTGTGAAGGAGCTCGAGTTACTCCTTGGAAAGCTTCAGATGATCATAGAACTGTCGAGGAATTTTTAATTGAGTTCGAGAATGAAATCCGACAACTTGTACGAACAAACAAGGAGTATAATCTAGCACTCGATTTTTTCTTGTCACATGCCGAAttattgaattacaaaaaagccATAAAATTTGACGGTCCATGGCACGAGAATGCTATAAAGTTAGTAAAGCAATTCTCAACAATCAATAATCAGCAACGAGATATCCGAAATTTCGAGAAAGACAAGAAGAAACCTCAACAAAGCGTCGTCGacttttctacattttggttgAGAAGAATGAGGTGGAATACCTCAGTCACAGCAAAATGGATCGTACAAGTTTTGTTGACTAAAATTGGACCAGAGTAtcgcgaaatttttaaagaatgcaCGGCCAGTGATACTATTGAAGATATTATCGAAGAAATTCGTGAAATGGAAGATGGtgaaatatcaaataaaaaagaTATGGACGCTTCTATATATTACCACCAAGCTGTAAAACCATTAATTagtaagatgaaaaaatctggcTCATCGTCTTCAACTAATGACGATTCTCGTTCAAGTAGCTCGAATAGAACTAGTAGTTCTAGTGATAATCGATCAAAGAAATTTAAtccctttgagaaatttgataaaGGTCAAATTTTTAAGCGTACTGATCGTGATGGGAAAGCTCGATTCAAAGCAGTTGGCAGTGTTAATGAAATCGATATGAAAGAAGAAGGAGTTTCAGTTTGTTACGTCGACgcgaataaaaatatcaaagattACGATGTCGAAAATCCTCCAAATTTTGACGAAGAATTcgaatgtaatgaaattgaaatatcgaTCGATGATTTAAACTTGAATTAG